The nucleotide sequence ATGACGACACTCTCGCGCACTTAGGGTTTCTTCCATGGCAAAAAAAACTCCCGCGCTTTCAAGAACAAATTGAAGTGCGACAGAGGAAAAAAGGCGCACAAGAAGCCACAAAAAAGTTGTGCAGAAACAAAATACAATTTCTTCTGAAGATTGTGTAATTAATCAAAAGAAACGAAAACACTGAGATTGTTTCCATCCCTAACCCCTTTAACCTAAAGCCCAACCTCGGAGGAATCTTACGTGGATTGCTTGAGCATCCCTTCTTGGAAATTTGTCACTTTTAGCTGAGGCTTTCCTATGAAAAAGCCAAGGAAAATGTACTTTAGAGAAAGTCTTCTAGACTTTAAAAATCTTTGTGAGTCAAGAATCTTGTGGATTTGTAGAAAATTGACCATCCCAAGAAGCCACAATTGAGTAAAGGGATGATATATTTACATAGTTCTTATCTAATTAATTTCCCTCTAGCCTATTTTTAACGTCGATAACAAAACAGTCTATAAATACAATTTGTTCTTGAAAGAGAACTAATGATGCGTAATGGAAAAATAAGGGATTgtccaaattttccaaaagagcattcttactgtgttatcacactaacacattaaaattttaatatgattcacattaattgtcgctggtgagagtccaaatgtgtaatttgtctgtttgaatcattttatattcaaaatttgatctatttgttgataaaaaggtagacttggcccgcaaaatttgatatatattgatttatagcattaatgcgaaaaattaatgcgatttcctctttaattttttaatgtgaaaaatatttatgctttaggtaaacttaaacttatttttgcaggctaagtccacttctttatcaataaatagaaaaaccccaaatattaagtgactcaaagacacaaataacatatttgggcgCTCACAAATGAcaattaggggaaatgcttctaattttgtccagtttcttattttggacactttgaggataacattggacactaaaaataaattgattaaaatgatggatttttattccaatatttgatgaataatgaattctatctaaatatttgttctttttggaatattttaacactaaatacgttaaaatttgaatatgatttgagttgaaattgctttgttgaaaattcagtgtgagcaattgcttacgagaaatatgacagaacttcgtggcttacttcagtcttatttagttttggtgaagtactaacaaagtttgttcgctgtttttgagtgatattattgaatattcattgaatattgtgttgattcacgttactgatgatttgtacatttgacctgaagtgagatttgccttgtgaattatatttttcgtgtgaaaaatgggaaattttttaagacattcaccagtgaggtgatgattcttattttggacaggtgtttttctcacgaaatttcgtgaagttttaacttttgtgatgactaggttggacaaatgcctggagaaataaaggagcatcatctctacgaaagagatgcagtgagaaatgccttgaaaggctcccggaaagggcagggaatgagcgaatccgcacgtacttggagcaccgaagtcaactcactttaatgaatgatatggaaagtttccgggcttcttgtgacattctacgtttcccttacatgaacaggaagaggacttggtaagattggttcataaaatgaagaacaatgggcatcctgttgaggcggattatctgtccaaatttacagacaagttgtaaaaattaataaccaagttgtccaaaataagagtcaaattcacctctacatatcaattcatttttaaacgtattaaaactaattttagtaaaaatgagatgataaatagcttgccaagtttctaaacaatccttctgaaaagagagtaacaagaaaagtcaattagtattgaaaatatggcacttcaaacttaggatatcgatgcttatatgcagactgtccaaaattataagcacttcccctaaatgcaagtgtgataacgccgttagagcACCATGGAGCACTACTAATTTCGCCCTATATTTCCAACGGTGAAGCCAGGATATTTACTAAGAACGAAGTCAAAATTGAAATGATGTCAGTTAgtaatggctcgggcacaccttttagatcaggaaaatatcatgaaatcaaaatttgcaacCCTTTCAATCTCAAACGCTTTGCATACTTTTCTCATACTTTCGgattccaaattcgattgagttaaattcaattttatttgatatttgaaagaagaagaagagtgcgaaggagtaggatagacatatgcaaagcttttaagaacaaaagggatgtgaattttgatttcaagaaactctcctgatctaaaattttcgaccaaaaaaaatttcacaaagtcaaaatttatatccctttctttcttaaaagctttgcatatgtctatcctactctttcgcattcttcttcttcttcttttgaacatccacacgatattaaatttaattcagttaaattttgagaccgaaagactGGTGAAGTAAATTTCACCACCGAAAGTGAAGTAAATTTCAAttacatgaaattataccgatctaaaaggtgtgccgagtGCATAATgcttccggcacaccttttagatcagtaaaattttaatgaaatcaaaatttacatccctttctctctcaaatatcttgcgtatgtctatctcattctttcgagcTTCAAATTCGAtcgagctaaatttaatttgttatgatgtttaaaagaagaggaAAAGTGCGAAAAAAATGGGATAGACGATAGACTGATGCAATAAATTTGAGAGTGAAAGGGATGCAAATTtcgactttataaaattttcctgatctaaaagatgtgccggagacATAACAATTTGTCAAggcaaaaaaaataatccaaTTTTAACGAATTTTACTCtattaaaagattaataaaaTCCTTTACTAAGACCTTATATCTTtagatattttgaataaaagtcTCCACTGAGGGACTGTTCTTCAAGGAATTTCTGTTCTTTGATCCAtttcaaaaccgattttgattattttatccCTTTAGACAAATGTACAAAAACGTTCTCATGGATCTAAGCAGCTGTTCTTGGTTTAATCTTTAGAATTATGTCCCATTAACTAAAAcggatttagggcagaatcacattgacaataaaatgctcaccgtatttcgttaatttacgcattttcattgcaattcttacgaaaaattctcgattaccgtattaccttatctcatactcggtgacactaggtgagaatatagtataagaaaatttaataaataaaacgaaaattcgattaaaaaaactaggatttttttgctacagtttttggTACAGTTTCTTtcctcaccgtttatcgtattttcgccGCAGATACAAATCGAAAACAAAATATGTACTGCGCTTTTAAGTCATTAATGAtgaaataaatatctatctatctatctattttcattttatttcttcaattttcttatattattttcacctagtgccaccgagtatgagataaggtaagacggtaattgagaatttgcgtaagccttgcaatgaaaatgcgtaaattatcTAAgtaaatacggtgaggctttcatggtgagcattttattgtcaatgtgattctgtccttaaTCTTAACTTGAAAAATCAGCATAAGTCCTTTTTTCTTAATCCGAGACTTTATACACATTTTAATATCCCTCTTCAAGAATTCAATATCAAAATATGACCCAAACCAACAAGAATTTACTAAATTCTTGCTGACTGATTGCATGTTTTGTTTTACCATTGCCAAGTGACCCAATTTAATcattaaacaatttcttataaaaattatttaaaatttaaatgctaTGTATCCATGTTCATCTTTGAACAGAGAGCCTTCCAAAACACCGAATTTTTTCGAATTCTGGCAATTAGAAAGGGAGATATGGCCGATATGGCCATgttattattgaattttgacTCCTTCTAGTTTAGGTCAGGAGGGTCCgggggcttaattttttttaaatcaaaaggtATTAGGCACAGCtataacataccaaaatttgagatcgatcgataaGCGGTTGagttattttcaaaacaaaatttggaggtattccaaaatggcggaagggaaCGTGGGGGAGTGGACCTGACATCACCTACCTCTAGCGGtatatcgacatttaacctttgccgaaaaccactTGCcaatatctctctccgttctctctccagaagtgcttATACGACAGACAGacatcaaaatcaatttttagctCAAATCCCAAATTTGAGCccaatctgacgaggtcggatttcaccgcGAGCCACAGAAGctcagattgtaaagaatctcggaTAACCAATAGCAGTTACGATTAAAAATCTGCAATAAATTATGATTCCTTCATGCGACACTAGCGCCACTGATGGCAGGTAGGCGAACTTCGAATGTTGTGAAAAGTCAATAAAGCAATTGGGTAAAATTTCCTGTGCTGAAAAAGAATTGATGAGTAGCAAATCTTTAAAAGGAGGAGCAACagtagaaaaatgaaaaataatttaccatttattaacatcaaaatattatttattgttaaaagATCTTCACGTTCTTGTCGACTACAATTTGTTTCCTTTTGACATTGCAGCATTAAAGCTTAAGAAATTATCGTTTGTAAATAGAAAAAGTTATGTCGCAGTGTTACTTAAAAGTATAAcatttattcgaaaaaaaaactatgaggaagaaatattgtgcaattgcaattaaaattatttttttctccttacgaaatcactttgaaaatttttctatgCTTAAGAAGGAAGAATATAGCAAATTATGCCACAATTTCTATTTGCTCACGGCGCACAATTAATGTCTCAATATCCTTTTGTTCTTCTCTTTTctcttaaaataataataataatagaagaaaacattacaaaaagaacactttgaattttgaattgaaaaaggAGAGTAAAAATGATTCCACGTACGCGTGTAATATTGCAGTAATTCGAAGTGAGGGATGCACTTTGTAGCATCCGTTGTATATTTAGAATATTAATTAAGCAcctgtttgtattttttttctcattcttaATAAGTTAagactttttttctttctgctaaaaatttgagagaaaaaaaaagttcgctTGTGCGTCAgttatttcatcaaaaattagaGAATGCAACACTTTCGTTTGTTTCTCCTTTTGTACTTCTCCTCGAAGAATGGCCTTTCAGCCTCCTGGAATTTCCTCACGATCCTCACGAGCTCGTGAAAGGCCTGATCCACGTTGATTCGGTGCTTGGCACTGCACTCGATGTACGGAATTCCCAGCTGACGACACAGTTGCTGAGCCTCCTCCAGGGAGACCTTAAAAAGGGTCAATCACGGAAATCACcctcaatttcattttcttttttagttACAAAGCGTTCCAAcatcaatgaaattttaaaattattttaaaatttactttagaacaaatttgaaaagaggaaatttcttctgaacatttttttgatacataactgttctcaagtgcttctgcattatcgacttttctttgtattggttcttgtcacgactacTCTCCCCTCCCCtgtcctcgtcgtgttctaaaatcaacAAACAGTCGTGAAAGGAACCGACACAAAGATGAgtcaataatgcagaaacacttgagaacagtaaagtgctaaaaaaacatgttcatttttcattaaaattacatCGTTAATCCTTTCTGACatttattttccttaaaaacagatcaagggttaataaaaattataatgtaGATTTGAAGAAGATTGAATTATCAAAATTCTTTTTACCATACTATTATTATTAGATTTAGaaacaaaatatgaaaaaaaaatctccctaaaaaatgtttagaacaGAGACAAAATTCTTATCGTAATCCATCCAACGAAAACTAATTATCTCGGATAACACttcattttgtattaatccgagacactttccctTCATTGAAGCAGTGAAACAAAATTACAGTatcggccataagtttcttgacaaagcttTGTTCGAGAAACCAGGTGGAAAAAGTTACAGAAgacataacatttttaaatttttctttttgcaaatgagttgcctgtaatccatagatgttattaatgtatttaaaaaatttaattcttttattttatattcaaaaaatatttattttcccaaaaccgagcatttttcatcggccaaaagtttcttgtcaCACTTGTAAAACCTACTCAAAATGGTGAAATACGTGCAACTACTTCTTTTAACCCACTTATATTATAAAtcaagcaaaatttttgcatgaagcTACGCACGGAAAGTTTGACATTGAACccattttgataatattttcctacaTTACCTTGTCTGATTTTAATTCTGGCtggaaaattcttttcttaaatCGTTACACTATGTAAATAAATAGTGTTTGAAAGAATTTAATGTCAAGGATTTAATTTAGAGACCGTTAAGACACGTTTTCTTGATAGCCTCTCCCcaatatatttttgtttcttttacaatgatcatctattaatctttaCCAAGTCACAAGTCGTTATCTATAACCGTTTGGCcttagagctggcgacagccagaCGAACAGACGAGAAAACAGCGTAACACCATTTCTTAGAATCTAAAACGCAaagatttgttaagaaaagtggtctcGTGGGAGagaaaggtggaaattttgggaggTGGAAAAATTTgttaagttcgagcagtaaaattcagTAAAAATTGAAGTTATCACTTTACTATTATCTACACAAAACGCAGCGTcgcataattaataaatattataggtAACACAGAAATGACTAAgatctttgcataaaatttgcgAGCAAAATAATTAATCTATTTTGTAGCGCCACAAACATTTTCTAGCAGGAAAGCGAAGGTAGTGGAATTTTCCGTGGAATTATTCCTTTGATTTTTGTCAGGAAAcaaccaggaatttttctataAGAAAGGAGGCGTGTTGCGGTAAAATCCATGGAAAATACATAGGAAATCTTCTGGAacattccatggaaaattccattagaatccgcggacgtttcacATTTGGCTTTCCATACTGACGTAACAAGAAGAGTGAAAGGCAGAGTTTGGGAGGTGACTgactataaatttatttgagtCGAGGCTTATATTACAAATGTCCTCAACGGGACCCTACCGTTGCATGACACTCATCGAATATACTTCAATATACTTCCACTAGAAAGTGACGCTAGATTTCCATGGAATGCTGTTCAAATGTTCCAtggaaaaattccatggaaGACTTTGCAGAAATTTAGCGtccaaattccatggaatgAGCGAAATTTGACgcaaaatttccaatggaatttccgcggaagtTTACTATGGGGATTATTCCTTGGATTTTCGCTAGGAAATaagtaggaatttttcctaCAAGAAAGGGACATATTGCGGTAAAATAGATGGAAAATTCATAGGAAAACTTCTGGAATTTTCCATAGAATATTCCGGGGACGTTTCACATTTGATTTTCCATACAAATGAGCGGAATTTTATGCTAAATTTCTAATGGAATTTCCGCGcccgaaaaaaatcatttcaatcgaaaaaaaattctaaaccaTAATTTTACGCTAAATAgagcattaaaaataattgtaataaaaacCTCATTTATTTCTCACTTTTCATACAATTAAAGTGCGTTTgctttttaatttatgaaaaattactttttcgctGATCCCAGTGGCATGTGAAAAATTTCGGAACCCGAAAAATGGTTGTTGCCAGGACTATCAGTCGCTGATCACAGCGACCATTTTACACAGAATTGTATTAGAATCAATCGTTCTTCAGTTCTGTTCGGGAAaactaagaattattttaatttttcgttcTTAGCttcgaatttatttttttatttacttttttgtttatttcgaacACTGTTTTTAagctagagctcttgaaagcaaaattttGACGGATATAGGTGCGTTCAAGGAATTCAATGATTGTGTAATAACGGCCACTGCCGTCTTATCGTTTGTAACCAaccaatgctttttttttaaattaaaatatttaaaaggaaGCGAAAATCAGACAAGGATCTCTCAGCTTATTTTAGAAAGAATTAAGAGTAAGCTGagttaattcatttttattagacCTTCATTTGCTGTATGAACAGCCCCGATCTCCCCTATTTTTCTGATTGAAAGGTGATTGAACTTCACGCGGAAGTTTTTCTTCGGATTGGAAGAAAGTAAGAAACCAATTGGAAAGCACTTACCCGTCGCTGAGCCTCGAGATCTGACTTGTTGCCCACAAGGATCATCGGAAATTCATCGCGATCCTTGACACGGAGTATTTGCTTCTGGAATTTGGCGATTTCCATGAAACTCGAGTGATCCGTGAGGGAAAAGACTAAAAGGAATCCCTCCCCTGACCTCATATACTGCTCCCTCATGGCACTAAATTCCTCCTGACCAGCTGTGTCGAGAACTGAAACAGAGCAAGAGCAGAGAGATTCAAGGACAGCTCCCAGGTAAATCCTTGAGCATCAACTCACTGTCCAGCTTTGCCGGAACATCATCAATCACACACTGCTTCGTGTAGGAGTCCTCAATGGTGGGATCGTAGTCAGTGACGAAGTAGCTCTACGAGAAAAAAGCCCCAATCAAATGTCTGGAAGATTCTTGACCCGACAAATTGGCCAGATGGTGGAATGTCGAGTGTTTTAATTATTCACATCACGATATTACACAATTGTCTTGCTATTTTTGCTTAATAATTCGTGCACATGTGTGCGTCTCGAGTGGGATTTGCAACTCCGGCACCTCCCAAGTGACTCAGAAATCTCACTTCCGGCCGAGATTCACATCAATCATCCTCAGAGCTCCACAGAGATGCATCTCTCGCCAATGCTAATGCTCCATCCTGATGAATTTGCCTCACCTTCCGGGTGTCTCTCGACATTGCCCGCCACGGTTTGGCTATTTTTGGATGCGCGGGGGCGCGTTCGAGGTTCAAAATGCTCGTGATTCTCATGTATTTCAGGCTCAATTGTATTAGTTCGTCGCTCTCTCCACTCTCACTCTCTTTCACGGGGGCATCTTATGGGAAGCTTTTGCCCAATTTCACCCATCCGGCCCCAATTTTTCCATCAAATTACCCACCCAGGTGATGCCCAGGGGTGCAATAAAGCCAAAATAGCCAAAATACGCAAGGGAAATTGATAAATTACCTGAATAAATTGGATTGTTAGAGCGGATTTTCCAACTCCGCCCCCGCCGACAACGACTAATTTGTAATGAGACATTTTCCCAATGGCACTGAATTTTCACGGCACAAGAACACAATATTGGCACGATTGGGATGGGTTTTCACGCAATATTTACTCAAGAAATGCCACAAATTGTCTGTGGAAAAATGTTTACAGGAAAAGTTGCAAAAACAAACACACGCACACTGCGAATGACAATTCGCCCCATTAAAAAATTAGCAGCAGAAACTTGCGGATTTTGTCCGAAGGAATGGTGGAATATCTGAGGAAATGTCCAATTGAAATCTTGTTTGCAGGGACTAGCAACTAGATGGCGCTGAATACTTCAGCATCCCGCTAAATTCAAATATCCAGTAACtgaaattaaccctttaaggacgattggaacaccggtgtcccataaagaaaataatttttcctgactacctaaagtaatttttttcttatgtctgtacatattTGTAAAGAataaggttgaaggaatctactatatttttttgcaaatctctagctatttgctatgtagtaaatatttaagctcaaaaatgacgaatttttaaattctcaaattcataattgattttagttatttttatacttccaatttttttttaagtaaaacacttttggcaaaaaaaacttactcatacgtaatattttttattaaagcgaaaaatattattcattggtattgtcagaaaaattacttaaatttttgggctatttttgtccctatcgttcatagaagcacaaaatataccagatcagactctgttggactttccaaggttagatgtaagacttatcattgattatgttcctcagtttaatttttattgttgattttcagtccataaaaagtgtctcgtcgttaaagggttaattaaatcatacagtagactctcgcaaattcggctcttttaagatcgggctactttttaattcgggcagcggttaaatttgaaaaaagtttgtgtcatttttcaagttttattatgattatcaaatgaatcaaatatgctcaaatttggcatggtttgtcttagttttgatgtgattttgcattattaagggattttcatgcaatttacgttatatatgagtgtgtaaactcaatatctatatgcacatgaataaaaaatcgttgcatttcaaaaagtttgtcgcccgaatttctgtctaattcggctgacatttcggtcccatatgcccgaatttgagagagtctactgtacattttaattagaaaaaatcactatttaattaaatcattcttaaattTCCAAGATGATTCATAAAGAATTTTCTCTTCACCAAGAGTGTATGTTTTCCCCAAGTTCCCCAAAATTTACCAAAGGTTAATTCCGgccccggaatcgccacgaacgggccCTGTGGTATAATAGCTAGGAATTGGCTAGCAATTGGTATAGCTAGGAAAGATTGGAACTTCTATTCTGGGCGTTCTGGgaacaatttcaataaaaacttctaaaaatttccaagaaaaacTATTTCTCAAAAGGGAGAATGatcaattatattatttatcatcatttttatatacatatatttactattgacaactttaaaaatgtacaaacccactatttgcctctcaaatgacataaactcataATGCAatcggtttacattaagttggttgcatgttttgatcattttgaattagttttttaaatgaggcaacaaacttttgacttttcaaaaatgaccaacttttagaaaacaattatttttgatatgaaataaaattaactatttttttgaaaaatataaataatatctctgGATcacagggaactcatctgcaaaaaggaaaaaattgaataagtattttttttctatcattttttcacttgttttctcaaacatgcattaggcaacaaactattgacaccattgacacccactgtatatgatttttgagatttaaaatttctctataacattgaaaataattatcttccaagtataatattcacagggaaggtagatggtataaagaagtattcaaaaaacgaataaaacgatttttgcaaaaaatcgaattATTCGACTCATATATTCTGAGGGTCGATATGAGTGCTGGTTCAGCTTTATAAAAAAGCGAGAGTAGGTGCTTTTTATAGGTAACtgacataaaatttaaaaaaaaaattgccggcacccaggacgataaacggtGAGATTTCTTGTAAAAAAGCCTTTACATTATTCGGATAAATCGATATGTTGaaaacgaattacgcaagaactgctaaaACGATTTTAATGTAATTCTGTACAAGGTCAGTGTATGACTTGAACTTTTTGTCCATGCATACCATCATCTCCCCCACTCTCCATTCTAATAGCCCCCATACGAAAAGAGAACATTTTACTTTTAACTAATAACGttatcaataattttctaaatttttagatgCACTTATATAGGATTCCTTTTTTATATTTCACTTTTCGCCTCATTCAGATCTGTTGGAACGTGAAAGAAAGATAAATATCCTCATTATcagtacgattttttttgtgtcatgAATAATTGGTGAATTATTATTTGCATTAGTgcggtgagtttttttttttttgatattgtaatcaAATTTTTGAAGATGATTCTCAATTCTTTGTCTACAGAAGTTGTACTAATAATATGTAATTCAGTGCATCAATAACTATatttgtgcgaaggaattctttcTATATTGGGATTATTAAACAGATGGATGGGGGAAGGAATGGTATATGCAGTTAAAGAGTGTTTCCTAATGGCCTCGTTTACATCGTTTACATTTTTTGGGTCAACAGTGATCCAATTGTCCTGAAATGGTCAAGTAAAAAATCTGTCCTATACattctattttagccgagacacgcTTGGGGGAATTATAACAGGCGATAGGGAGATTCTGTCGATTCTGTCTTAAAAACTAACCAATAGGAGAAATATCACAAAACTCAACATAACTTACCTCTGTCCACAGTCCCAAATCTATCCTTCTGCGAGAAGCTTTTCTAAAGACAGAAAATTCTGGCAAATGAACTCAGCTCAGACACACTCCATTTtcccaaaaaactaaaaaataataactcatttctattgaatatttgTATTATGAAACTTAATAAAAAGAGAACAAGAACACATTTCTTGGGGCATTATAAATCAATGTCGATGTTTTGTGCTTTTATAGCTTTTGGTGCTTGGAAACCGTGGAAATTGCTGCTTTGGCGTTATCCTATGCTAAGAAGCAATTCCACTTCCTTCATCACTATGATCTACCTACGTTAACTTGAGAATATACTCTCAGGCCATTTGATGCTTCTTAGTCATCCAGCTTCATGCGAATAATGTCTGGAGGAAGCATAAAGTTGTTCTTCCGCATTGGAATCTCACTCAATTGCTGATCAATTGGAGAACGCATATCGTACAGCGAAGGACTCTGGAAGATTATCCCCAATGTCCCGCCAATGCAGGAGAGGGTGAACACCCAAAGGAAGAATCTGTCGAGAACCATAGACACGAACTTCCAATCTTCTACAATCTGAAAAGGAAATTCCGCAAAATGATCTTATCAAATATTCAGAAGAACTTTTTTGCGCCAATACATCGATTCCTCAAGGGATTTTACTTGCAGGAATTCTACCATCAGGATTAACTATTCACATCCACAATCGACAAATGGTCTCTACGGGGTTCTCTACCGCCTGAAAGAAATAAATCTCTCACCTCGTTGT is from Phlebotomus papatasi isolate M1 chromosome 1, Ppap_2.1, whole genome shotgun sequence and encodes:
- the LOC129799226 gene encoding ras-like protein 2; the encoded protein is MSHYKLVVVGGGGVGKSALTIQFIQSYFVTDYDPTIEDSYTKQCVIDDVPAKLDILDTAGQEEFSAMREQYMRSGEGFLLVFSLTDHSSFMEIAKFQKQILRVKDRDEFPMILVGNKSDLEAQRRVSLEEAQQLCRQLGIPYIECSAKHRINVDQAFHELVRIVRKFQEAERPFFEEKYKRRNKRKCCIL